One stretch of bacterium DNA includes these proteins:
- a CDS encoding YraN family protein, translating into MNTEPEPEQFEEGGPDDRQRIGAQGEELACGELVRLGYTIVERNKEIAGGELDIIAEDGDVTAIVEVKTRIKGEVFRPSDALTWHKARQIKKLAKMYLSSKGLLYKTLVRFDLAEVILAPGTLEPLEIRISKRYFD; encoded by the coding sequence ATGAATACAGAGCCGGAACCGGAACAATTCGAGGAGGGAGGCCCGGACGACAGGCAGCGTATCGGCGCGCAGGGCGAAGAGCTTGCGTGCGGGGAGCTGGTCCGCCTCGGTTATACGATTGTGGAGCGGAACAAGGAGATTGCCGGAGGCGAGCTAGACATCATCGCGGAAGACGGAGATGTCACGGCCATAGTCGAAGTGAAAACTCGAATCAAGGGCGAAGTGTTCCGGCCATCGGACGCGCTGACCTGGCACAAGGCGAGGCAGATAAAAAAGCTTGCGAAAATGTACCTGTCTTCAAAGGGCTTGCTTTACAAAACGCTCGTCAGATTCGATCTTGCGGAGGTGATTCTGGCGCCCGGCACTTTGGAGCCGCTTGAAATAAGGATTTCTAAGCGTTACTTCGACTAG
- a CDS encoding biotin--[acetyl-CoA-carboxylase] ligase, which translates to MLIEQCPGYWEYSLNEFKEWLGRRSPGAEAFKPAFAAVSEAQYYFPLVTSTNDLLKSRLRASERGTMLVVCDGQTAGRGTGRRTWTDRFGKDLLFSLAMDVSDFKPRGLLSLAAGAAIARNIEALINVPVGVKWPNDIVIAKRKAGGILVELLFDSFAVVGVGINCRSRRADFPEKLAPAVTSIMEELPGGVEPEHLTFRGQLSRLPFLIAAAGGIVEAISAGSSGSLAGLLAEFEKRDQTRGATRMVLVDGGYVSAECREVDYETGELVVRLSDGSLRRVASAQDVLDPETNV; encoded by the coding sequence GTGTTAATCGAGCAGTGTCCCGGTTACTGGGAATACAGCTTAAACGAGTTCAAGGAATGGCTTGGTCGGCGCTCTCCGGGTGCCGAAGCATTCAAGCCGGCATTTGCAGCTGTTTCGGAAGCCCAATACTATTTCCCCCTTGTCACATCCACGAATGACCTGCTCAAGTCAAGGCTTCGCGCTTCCGAAAGGGGCACGATGCTGGTCGTCTGCGACGGCCAGACCGCAGGGCGCGGCACCGGACGCCGAACCTGGACGGACAGGTTCGGGAAGGATCTGCTTTTCAGCCTTGCGATGGATGTGTCGGATTTCAAGCCCCGCGGACTGCTATCGCTCGCCGCGGGAGCGGCCATAGCCCGCAATATCGAAGCGTTGATAAACGTTCCGGTCGGAGTCAAGTGGCCCAATGACATCGTCATCGCCAAGCGCAAGGCGGGGGGGATTTTGGTGGAATTGCTTTTCGACTCTTTTGCCGTTGTGGGAGTCGGAATAAACTGCCGCAGCAGGCGCGCGGATTTTCCGGAAAAGCTCGCGCCCGCGGTGACGTCCATAATGGAAGAGCTTCCCGGCGGCGTGGAGCCGGAACATCTCACTTTTCGCGGCCAGCTTTCGAGGCTGCCGTTTTTGATAGCCGCGGCCGGCGGAATCGTCGAAGCAATATCCGCCGGTTCGTCGGGAAGCCTTGCCGGACTGCTGGCCGAGTTCGAAAAGCGCGATCAGACCCGCGGCGCGACGCGTATGGTGCTTGTGGACGGCGGATACGTGAGCGCGGAGTGCCGCGAGGTCGATTACGAAACCGGCGAACTGGTCGTGAGATTGTCCGACGGGAGCTTGCGAAGAGTCGCAAGCGCCCAGGACGTTCTTGACCCGGAAACAAACGTTTGA
- a CDS encoding type II secretion system F family protein, producing the protein MARFSYVVRDSSGKSMSGVMDAADRNAVISKLRSSGYLITNITEAGSSEKTGPDLLERLTGKVTVKEVAVFSKQFAAMINAGLTMIRCLRVLESQTDNKLFKDAISKIRDEVSSGAPLSTGLSHHPKIFSRLYVSMVRAGEESGSLDITLQRLSVHLEKEVALRDQVSAAMKYPQAILIVMIIVISFLMINVIPVFAQMFSQLGSALPMPTRILMFVSNSMKSFWWLYLAAVIGLVWTFKFLDKTPQGRLVFDRIRLRLPVFGLLNKKIAVARFTRTLGTLLSSGVPIIGALTIVEEVAGNVVIENAISSVRNSIKEGQTIAAPLEKCGVFPPMVTNMIAVGEESGAIDEMLQKIADFYDAEVESMVKALTSLLEPIMITVMGTMVGGIVIALLLPLFKMIAVLRDMK; encoded by the coding sequence ATGGCTCGATTTTCATACGTTGTGCGGGATAGCTCGGGAAAGAGCATGAGCGGAGTCATGGACGCCGCCGATCGCAACGCGGTCATTAGCAAGCTTCGCTCCAGCGGCTACTTGATTACAAACATTACTGAAGCGGGATCTTCCGAAAAAACCGGACCCGACCTTCTGGAACGGCTTACCGGGAAGGTGACCGTGAAAGAAGTCGCGGTATTCAGCAAACAATTCGCCGCGATGATCAACGCCGGTTTGACGATGATCCGATGCCTTCGCGTACTTGAAAGCCAAACCGACAACAAGCTGTTCAAAGACGCTATCAGCAAAATCAGGGACGAGGTGTCAAGCGGCGCCCCTCTGTCCACCGGTCTGTCGCATCATCCGAAGATTTTCTCCAGGCTGTACGTTTCGATGGTGAGGGCGGGAGAGGAGTCCGGCTCGCTGGACATCACGCTGCAGAGGCTTTCGGTGCATCTTGAAAAGGAAGTGGCGCTGCGCGACCAAGTATCCGCCGCGATGAAATACCCGCAAGCAATCCTTATCGTGATGATCATCGTCATTTCCTTTCTTATGATCAACGTCATCCCCGTATTCGCGCAGATGTTTTCCCAACTGGGCAGCGCGCTTCCTATGCCCACCAGGATTTTGATGTTCGTTTCGAACTCGATGAAAAGCTTTTGGTGGCTCTACCTTGCGGCTGTAATCGGCTTGGTATGGACCTTCAAATTCCTGGACAAAACGCCCCAGGGAAGGTTGGTGTTCGACCGAATCCGCCTCCGGCTCCCGGTGTTCGGCCTTCTGAACAAAAAAATCGCGGTGGCCAGGTTCACACGCACTCTGGGCACCCTTCTTTCCAGCGGCGTGCCCATCATCGGCGCTCTGACAATCGTGGAAGAAGTCGCGGGCAACGTGGTGATCGAAAATGCGATTTCGTCCGTCCGCAACTCGATAAAGGAAGGCCAAACCATCGCCGCCCCCTTGGAAAAGTGCGGCGTTTTCCCCCCGATGGTGACTAACATGATTGCGGTCGGCGAGGAATCGGGCGCGATTGACGAGATGCTGCAAAAGATCGCCGATTTCTACGACGCGGAAGTGGAGTCCATGGTCAAGGCTCTGACGTCGCTGCTGGAGCCGATAATGATTACGGTTATGGGCACGATGGTCGGCGGCATTGTAATTGCCCTTCTCCTCCCGCTTTTCAAGATGATCGCCGTGCTCCGCGACATGAAGTAA
- the pdxT gene encoding pyridoxal 5'-phosphate synthase glutaminase subunit PdxT → MHALAISRVDKAVARIVRFPEDLEGVDGLIIPGGESTTFTLLLDRTGLRDAVSDFIRSGRPVWGTCAGAILLGKRLLGDDGSVKVNPLGAIDITVSRNAYGRQVDSFEAPISIALNGNRRRQFTGVFIRAPRFSEPGPEVRVLASLSDEPVMAEQGNVIISSFHPELTGDDAVHRYFVSSALSRKEV, encoded by the coding sequence ATGCACGCCCTTGCGATTTCGCGGGTGGACAAAGCGGTTGCGCGCATCGTCCGCTTTCCGGAAGACCTTGAAGGGGTTGACGGGCTGATTATCCCCGGCGGTGAAAGCACCACGTTTACATTGCTTCTCGATCGCACAGGGCTTCGAGATGCCGTTTCCGACTTCATCCGCTCCGGCAGGCCGGTCTGGGGAACCTGCGCGGGCGCGATATTGCTCGGTAAAAGGCTGCTGGGCGACGACGGCAGCGTGAAGGTGAATCCGCTGGGGGCAATCGATATCACGGTGTCGCGAAACGCTTACGGCCGACAGGTGGACAGTTTCGAGGCGCCGATTTCGATTGCGTTGAACGGGAACCGCCGCCGGCAATTCACCGGCGTTTTCATCCGCGCGCCGCGTTTTTCGGAGCCCGGGCCGGAAGTACGCGTTTTGGCTTCGCTTTCGGATGAGCCGGTGATGGCTGAACAGGGGAACGTGATAATCTCGTCCTTCCATCCCGAGTTGACCGGCGACGATGCCGTTCACAGGTATTTTGTTTCTTCCGCGCTGTCGCGGAAGGAGGTTTAA